In Pseudorca crassidens isolate mPseCra1 chromosome 16, mPseCra1.hap1, whole genome shotgun sequence, one DNA window encodes the following:
- the ANXA7 gene encoding annexin A7 isoform X2, whose translation MSYPGYPPTGYPAFPGYPPAGQESSFPPPGQYSYPSGFPPVGGGAYPPTPSSGYPGAGGYPGAGGYPAPGGYPSAPQPGGAPSYPGGQGFGAPPSGAGFSGYPQAPSQSYGGGPSQVPLPGGFPGGPMPSQYPGGQSPYPSQPASMTQGTQGTIQPAANFDAMRDAEILRKAMKGFGTDEQAIVDVVANRSNDQRQKIKAAFKTMYGKDLIKDLKSELSGNMEELILALFMPPTYYDAWSLQNAMKGVGTQERVLIEILCTRTNQEIREIVRCYQSEFGRDLEKDIRSDTSGHFERLLVSMCQGNRDENQNVNHQLAQEDAQRLYQAGEGKLGTDESCFNMILATRSFPQLKATMEAYCRVANRDLLSSVGREFSGSVESGLKTILQCALNRPAFFAERLYHSMKGAGTDDSTLVRIVVTRSEIDLVQIKQMFSQMYQKTLSKRIASDTSGDYRRLLLAIVGQ comes from the exons ATGTCGTACCCGGGCTATCCCCCCACAGGCTACCCAGCTTTCCCTGGATATCCT CCTGCGGGTCAGGAGTCatcttttcctcctcctggtcAGTATTCTTATCCTAGTGGCTTTCCTCCAGTGGGAGGAGGTGCCTACCCACCAACACCAAGTAGTGGCTACCCAGGAGCTGGAGGCTACCCAGGAGCTGGAGGCTACCCTGCCCCTGGAGGCTATCCCAGTGCCCCACAGCCAGGGGGAGCTCCATCCTATCCTGGAG GCCAAGGATTTGGAGCCCCACCAAGTGGAGCAGGCTTTTCTGGCTATCCACAGGCACCCTCACAGTCTTATGGTGGGGGCCCATCCCAGGTCCCACTACCTG GTGGTTTTCCTGGGGGACCGATGCCTTCTCAGTACCCTGGAGGACAATCTCCTTACCCTagtcag CCTGCTTCGATGACTCAGGGAACTCAAGGAACAATCCAACCTGCTGCCAACTTCGATGCCATGAGAGATGCAGAAATTCTTCGTAAAGCAATGAAGGGTTTTG GTACAGACGAACAGGCAATTGTAGACGTTGTGGCCAATCGTTCCAATGATCAAAGGCAAAAAATTAAAGCAGCTTTTAAGACCATGTATGGCAAG GATTTAATCAAAGATCTTAAGTCAGAGTTAAGTGGAAATATGGAAGAACTGATCCTTGCCCTGTTCATGCCACCTACGTATTATGATGCCTGGAGTTTACAGAATGCAATGAAG GGAGTAGGAACTCAGGAACGTGTATTGATTGAAATTTTATGCACAAGAACAAATCAGGAAATCAGAGAAATTGTCAGATGTTATCAATCAGAATTTGGACGAGACCTTGAAAAGGACATTAGGTCAGATACATCAGGGCATTTTGAACGTTTACTTGTATCCATGTGCCAG GGAAATCGCGATGAGAACCAGAATGTTAACCACCAGCTGGCTCAGGAAGATGCTCAGCGTCTCTATCAGGCTGGTGAGGGGAAATTAGGGACAGATGAATCTTGCTTTAACATGATTCTTGCCACAAGAAGCTTTCCTCAGCTGAAAGCTACCATGGAGGCCTATTGCAGG GTGGCTAATCGAGATTTGTTAAGCAGTGTCGGCCGTGAGTTTTCTGGAAGTGTTGAAAGTGGTTTGAAGACCATCT TGCAGTGTGCCCTGAACCGCCCTGCCTTCTTCGCTGAGAGGCTGTACCATTCTATGAAAGGTGCCGGCACAGATGACTCCACCCTGGTCAGGATTGTGGTCACTCGAAGTGAG ATTGATCTTGTACAAATAAAACAGATGTTCAGTCAGATGTATCAGAAGACTCTGAGCAAAAGGATTGCAAGTGATACGAGTGGAGATTACCGAAGGCTTCTTCTGGCCATTGTGGGCCAGtag
- the ANXA7 gene encoding annexin A7 isoform X1: protein MSYPGYPPTGYPAFPGYPPAGQESSFPPPGQYSYPSGFPPVGGGAYPPTPSSGYPGAGGYPGAGGYPAPGGYPSAPQPGGAPSYPGGQGFGAPPSGAGFSGYPQAPSQSYGGGPSQVPLPGGFPGGPMPSQYPGGQSPYPSQINTESLPSYPVFSPVSVDYSSEPASMTQGTQGTIQPAANFDAMRDAEILRKAMKGFGTDEQAIVDVVANRSNDQRQKIKAAFKTMYGKDLIKDLKSELSGNMEELILALFMPPTYYDAWSLQNAMKGVGTQERVLIEILCTRTNQEIREIVRCYQSEFGRDLEKDIRSDTSGHFERLLVSMCQGNRDENQNVNHQLAQEDAQRLYQAGEGKLGTDESCFNMILATRSFPQLKATMEAYCRVANRDLLSSVGREFSGSVESGLKTILQCALNRPAFFAERLYHSMKGAGTDDSTLVRIVVTRSEIDLVQIKQMFSQMYQKTLSKRIASDTSGDYRRLLLAIVGQ, encoded by the exons ATGTCGTACCCGGGCTATCCCCCCACAGGCTACCCAGCTTTCCCTGGATATCCT CCTGCGGGTCAGGAGTCatcttttcctcctcctggtcAGTATTCTTATCCTAGTGGCTTTCCTCCAGTGGGAGGAGGTGCCTACCCACCAACACCAAGTAGTGGCTACCCAGGAGCTGGAGGCTACCCAGGAGCTGGAGGCTACCCTGCCCCTGGAGGCTATCCCAGTGCCCCACAGCCAGGGGGAGCTCCATCCTATCCTGGAG GCCAAGGATTTGGAGCCCCACCAAGTGGAGCAGGCTTTTCTGGCTATCCACAGGCACCCTCACAGTCTTATGGTGGGGGCCCATCCCAGGTCCCACTACCTG GTGGTTTTCCTGGGGGACCGATGCCTTCTCAGTACCCTGGAGGACAATCTCCTTACCCTagtcag ATCAATACAGAATCCTTACCTTCCTATCctgttttctctcctgtttctGTGGATTATAGCAGTGAA CCTGCTTCGATGACTCAGGGAACTCAAGGAACAATCCAACCTGCTGCCAACTTCGATGCCATGAGAGATGCAGAAATTCTTCGTAAAGCAATGAAGGGTTTTG GTACAGACGAACAGGCAATTGTAGACGTTGTGGCCAATCGTTCCAATGATCAAAGGCAAAAAATTAAAGCAGCTTTTAAGACCATGTATGGCAAG GATTTAATCAAAGATCTTAAGTCAGAGTTAAGTGGAAATATGGAAGAACTGATCCTTGCCCTGTTCATGCCACCTACGTATTATGATGCCTGGAGTTTACAGAATGCAATGAAG GGAGTAGGAACTCAGGAACGTGTATTGATTGAAATTTTATGCACAAGAACAAATCAGGAAATCAGAGAAATTGTCAGATGTTATCAATCAGAATTTGGACGAGACCTTGAAAAGGACATTAGGTCAGATACATCAGGGCATTTTGAACGTTTACTTGTATCCATGTGCCAG GGAAATCGCGATGAGAACCAGAATGTTAACCACCAGCTGGCTCAGGAAGATGCTCAGCGTCTCTATCAGGCTGGTGAGGGGAAATTAGGGACAGATGAATCTTGCTTTAACATGATTCTTGCCACAAGAAGCTTTCCTCAGCTGAAAGCTACCATGGAGGCCTATTGCAGG GTGGCTAATCGAGATTTGTTAAGCAGTGTCGGCCGTGAGTTTTCTGGAAGTGTTGAAAGTGGTTTGAAGACCATCT TGCAGTGTGCCCTGAACCGCCCTGCCTTCTTCGCTGAGAGGCTGTACCATTCTATGAAAGGTGCCGGCACAGATGACTCCACCCTGGTCAGGATTGTGGTCACTCGAAGTGAG ATTGATCTTGTACAAATAAAACAGATGTTCAGTCAGATGTATCAGAAGACTCTGAGCAAAAGGATTGCAAGTGATACGAGTGGAGATTACCGAAGGCTTCTTCTGGCCATTGTGGGCCAGtag